Proteins encoded together in one Anticarsia gemmatalis isolate Benzon Research Colony breed Stoneville strain chromosome 1, ilAntGemm2 primary, whole genome shotgun sequence window:
- the l(3)76BDm gene encoding trafficking protein particle complex subunit 8 homolog l(3)76BDm yields MARLGKTAQEFIQDSFSPIVAVLCSPKVENVVSKNNLSFTELLQPFTAMDWEGQFRDPGGNTCTIKNWKLIIRDVNWKPLQPTEARRQLNNAVLYNYHDKTVALDIDGRTFDVPQSTHWFDAWRETYLEVQFPSDHEFTKHFISCIIVGTTYDDNVIDSFNNLNQQYAQLQNVTPPKLPKWFNSGVLKSYLLLHDVSAVSKEKADATFETLKQTFGAANCFMLSINSKSTLDQNVSTDLWAQFIKRTSQTSNEMSSSLTNLPTSPTEPQPGFPAATMNIPEDGNTVISAINPDNMHPLTAPETDVYDNANSLQTHSFSGSSESVNVAGRGLEFSTEVHGTALNTNDIEAIKKFLQEYTSKALLPYMEKQISQLSEVVANRKGVSRSLLSATKRWFGTGKTGNTTGNSTVIYTSDCPELQLRRLGDLWFMCRQWQRAFDAYHTAKREFYADSAWLCYAGALEMAAISAFMSGEANRKTHGYMEESIVTYLNTCRMVQYAVRATLLSVLCLSGSGLHGEAAKQLIRMTSEDSDLRSAMLLEQAALCFLSGPGVKGMCRKYAFHMVLAGHRFSKAGQKKHAYRCYKQAYQVYERSGWRLATDHVQFALGRLAGALRQGRAALRWLGAPLAPRGPQPPQQQDAFLREYMLQHQQWIDSSEEPKDRLEELPLPLVVARETSVLCVGPAPLASPRRRAATSLSLGAAAERADDHTWRTLEEMLLQVAHGAVPMIFKPTIDLYTDTADCEPLVPQGEPIQISVTLWNPLKISLILKDVELLWRFVVEADESGAGETVLSNEQAVSAGQVLESNIIFSQKIKSVLLEGDCKKVLIFTLTPLQVGRLQIHGLAYKLINAGESGNENGNSVMISGKVNLGSSEKGCDKRLQITVIPEAPCLQMTFSETSPDVISGEMRTIDVEFTNVGPVDMTNLYIAASHPDCVHLVTSEDDDEFKHLYEVKFREPPAYSDERAARAAGWRAAAARHVLAAGAGGGAGAGGVLARGASLRRSLLLRPRAGASRLLLLAHYSTGLRARPYRLLRHVFRFRVTEAVELAVTPRRSLGRVEDNAVESMNLAVEVKNIFGERSEDLTAEVLEASLLSRQWSLVGLVAARGAADPLSSREKLHFVLKARRILSPLPEGKVEYSHVKIAEGHPDSMADVNVPPYSKFVMDNRPSFIESDATASQNSNKRTGLIQSMFVLRWKVHEKSTGKSAIGQHCLWLDCFTKAISREREVTPGDVSPLQLDEYENKVDLRETTTRTKKDNVVIFRLEHSNHIKHNFKQMKLCLVPITLNIVNCYGVPVKVFIDMSKQKNRELSGELGWAGALSYGSDVEAKELGVSVNLDKFESKRVQVRGVCAAPGTYIVGSAFNVSTTGEDVNLNVSNISNNTSLLIVQQAA; encoded by the exons ATGGCCAGACTTGGGAAAACTGCTCAGGAATTTATCCAGGATTCATTTTCACCCATAGTTGCAGTGTTGTGCAGTCCTAAAGTGGAAAATGTTGTGTCCAAGAATAACTTGTCTTTTACAGAATTGTTGCAACCATTCACAGCAATGGATTGGGAAg GCCAATTCAGAGATCCAGGAGGCAATACCTGCACTATTAAAAATTGGAAGTTAATTATAAGAGATGTAAATTGGAAGCCATTACAGCCAACTGAAGCAAGAAGACAGCTGAACAATGCTGTCTTATACAATTACCATGACAAAACTGTGGCTCTTgatatag ATGGAAGAACATTTGATGTTCCTCAGTCTACTCACTGGTTTGATGCTTGGAGAGAGACATACTTAGAAGTTCAGTTCCCTTCAGATCATGAGTTTACGAAACATTTTATATCCTGTATTATTGTTGGAACAACATATGATGACAATGTTATAgacagttttaataatttaaatcaacagTATGCTCAGCTACAAAATGTTACCCCACCTAAGCTACCGAAGTGGTTCAACAGTGGAGTGTTAAAGTCTTATCTTTTACTGCATGATGTATCTGCTGTTTCAAAAGAAAA AGCTGATGCTACATTTGAAACTCTAAAGCAAACTTTTGGTGCTGCCAATTGCTTCATGTTATCAATCAACTCTAAAAGTACTCTAGATCAGAATGTGTCTACTGATCTATGGGCACAGTTTATAAAAAGGACATCACAAACTAGt AATGAGATGTCGTCATCACTTACCAACCTACCCACAAGCCCAACTGAGCCCCAGCCAGGGTTCCCAGCAGCAACTATGAATATACCAG aaGATGGCAATACAGTTATATCAGCAATAAATCCTGACAATATGCATCCATTAACAGCTCCTGAAACAGATGTGTATGACAACGCCAATAGCCTGCAG ACACACTCATTTTCCGGGAGCTCTGAAAGTGTCAATGTAGCAGGAAGAGGTCTAGAATTTTCAACTGAAGTTCATGGTACAGCTCTAAATACCAATGATATTGAGGCTATTAAGAAGTTCTTGCAAGAGTACACATCTAAGGCATTACTTCCATACATGGAGAAGCAAATCTCACAGCTGTCTGAAGTA GTCGCCAACAGAAAAGGCGTGAGTAGATCTTTATTATCTGCAACTAAAAGGTGGTTTGGCACCGGGAAAACGGGCAACACGACTGGGAATAGCACTGTGAT ATATACTAGCGACTGTCCAGAATTGCAATTGCGGCGGCTGGGTGACCTCTGGTTCATGTGTAGACAGTGGCAACGCGCCTTCGATGCATACCACACAGCGAAAAGAGAATTCTATGCAGACAGTGCTTGGCTTTGTTACGCTGGTGCACTTGAAATGGCAGCGATTAGTGCCTTCATGTCAGGAGAGGCTAATCGTAAAACACATGGCTATATGGAAGAAAGCATTGTTACCTATCTCAACACTTGTAG GATGGTTCAATACGCCGTAAGAGCTACTCTTTTGTCGGTTCTGTGTCTCAGTGGCTCTGGTTTACACGGAGAAGCTGCAAAACAATTGATTCGGATGACGTCAGAGGATAGTGATCTTCGTAGCGCCATGCTTCTGGAGCAAGCTGCGCTATGTTTCTTATCTGGCCCAGGTGTAAAGGGAATGTGCAGAAAATATGCTTTTCATATGGTCTTAGCCGGCCACAGGTTCTCCAAGGCCGGACAAAAAAAACATGCTTACAGATGTTATAAACAAGCGTATCAA GTGTACGAGCGCAGCGGCTGGCGGCTGGCGACGGACCACGTGCAGTTCGCGCTGGGGCGGCTGGCGGGCGCGCTGCGCCAGGGCCGCGCCGCGCTGCGCTGGCTGGGCGCGCCGCTGGCGCCGCGCGGCCCGCAGCCGCCGCAGCAGCAGGACGCCTTCCTGCGGGAGTACATGCTGCAGCACCAG CAATGGATAGACAGCTCGGAAGAGCCTAAGGATCGCCTGGAGGAGTTGCCGTTGCCGCTGGTGGTGGCGCGCGAGACGAGCGTGCTGTGCGTGGGGCCGGCGCCGCTGGCGTCCccgcggcgccgcgccgccacGTCGCTGAGCCTGGGCGCGGCCGCCGAGCGCGCCGACGACCACACCTGGCGCACGCTCGAGGAGATGCTGCTGCAGGTGGCGCACGGCGCCGTGCCCATGATATTCAAGCCGACCATAGATCTCTACACCGACACTGCGGACTGCGAACCCCTCGTACCCCAAGGCG AGCCGATACAGATATCGGTAACGTTATGGAATCCCTTGAAGATTTCGTTAATATTAAAAGATGTGGAGCTGCTGTGGCGTTTCGTTGTCGAGGCGGACGAGAGTGGAGCCGGCGAGACCGTGCTTAGCAACGAGCAGGCGGTGTCCGCCGGACAAGTTCTAGagagtaatattatattcagtCAAAAAATCAAATCTGTCCTCCTAGAAGGTGACTGCAAAAAGGTTTTGATTTTCACTTTAACGCCTTTACAAGTTGGACGTCTACAAATTCACGGATTGGCTTACAA GTTGATTAATGCGGGTGAAAGTGGTAATGAAAATGGAAACAGTGTGATGATATCAGGTAAAGTAAATCTCGGCTCTAGCGAGAAAGGCTGCGATAAACGATTACAAATTACCGTGATACCAGAAGCGCCTTGCTTGCAG ATGACGTTTTCTGAGACGAGTCCCGACGTCATAAGCGGAGAAATGAGAACTATAGACGTCGAATTTACTAACGTCGGGCCCGTCGACATGACGAACCTCTACATAGCCGCGTCTCACCCGGACTGCGTCCATCTAGTGACCTCCGAAGACGACGACGAGTTTAAACATCTATACGAAGTCAAGTTTCGAGAACCTCCCGCGTATTCGG ACgagcgcgcggcgcgggcggcgggctggcgcgcggcggcggcgcgccaCGTgctggcggcgggcgcgggcgggggtgcgggcgcgggcggcgtgcTGGCGCGCGGCGCGTCGCTGCGGCGCTCGCTGCTGCTGCGGCCGCGGGCCGGCGCCTCGCGCCTGCTGCTGCTGGCGCACTACTCCACGGGGCTGCGCGCGCGACCCTACCGCTTGTTGCGACACGTGTTCCGCTTCCGCGTCACC GAGGCGGTCGAACTCGCGGTGACCCCGCGACGAAGTCTCGGTCGCGTCGAGGATAACGCCGTGGAGAGCATGAACTTGGCCGTCGAGGTTAAAAATATCTTCGGTGAGAGGAGCGAGGACCTCACCGCGGAGGTGCTAGAGGCGTCCCTGCTGAGTCGCCAGTGGAGCTTGGTAGGGCTCGTGGCGGCGCGGGGGGCGGCCGACCCGCTCTCGTCCCGTGAAAAACTTCACTTTGTGCTTAAAGCGCGACGAATACTTTCACCGCTGCCCGAAGGAAAAGTTGAATATTCTCATGTCAAAATAGCTGAAGGGCATCCGGATTCAATGGCCGATGTAAATGTGCCACCGTATTCTAAGTTTGTGATGGACAACAGACCGTCCTTTATTGAATCCGATGCGACTGCGTCGCAAAATTCTAATAAGAGAACGGGATTGATACAGTCCATGTTTGTTCTTCGATGGAAAGTACACGAAAAAAGTACAGGAAAATCTGCGATCGGTCAACACTGCTTATGGTTAGATTGTTTCACAAAAGCAATCTCCCGTGAAAGGGAAGTAACGCCTGGAGACGTATCTCCTCTACAACTAGACGAATATGAAAACAAGGTAGATTTACGCGAAACCACTACCAGAACTAAAAAGGACAATGTTGTGATATTCAGACTAGAACATTCCAATCAcatcaaacataattttaaacaaatgaaACTATGCTTAGTACCGATAACattaaacattgttaattgcTATGGAGTCCCTGTgaaagtttttattgatatgtcaaaacaaaaaaatag agaGTTGTCTGGAGAATTGGGCTGGGCCGGTGCTCTCAGCTATGGTTCCGACGTAGAAGCCAAAGAATTAGGCGTTAGCGTCAACCTGGACAAGTTTGAGTCTAAGCGCGTGCAGGTGCGCGGCGTGTGTGCTGCACCCGGAACATACATTGTTGGCTCCGCTTTCAATGTCTCCACTACCGGGGAAGACGTCAATCTTAATGTTTCTAATATTTCCAACAACACCTCTTTATTGATCGTTCAGCAAGCTGCATAG